The Streptococcus sanguinis genomic sequence AAGAGTACTTTCTCCAAGAGCTGGTCTGTCGCTTCTTGCACCTTGTCGCTCATGGCTTGATTTTCAGCTTCAAAGTCCACAGCCTCGCCTTTGGCCAGAGCTCTATCTACCCGACCAATCATTTCATGGCCCCAAGCCATGGACTTTTCCTGATAATCATCCAAGTCTCCGACATGACTGCTAAAATGAGCATCAGCCAGCCCAGCAATCAAGCGATTGGCCCAGTAGAAAGAATCCGTAGAAACCTTGTCCGTCGTATTGGCAAAGTAGTCTGGCGTTGTCGAGACTTGAGTAAAGAAAGGAACGGCTGTATTGTAAGGCATGGAGCCGTAGGATAGCCATTGGATACCAGTCGTTTCCTGCGGTTGATTAGGACGCAGCTGCAAGATGGCTGTCTGACTGGTCCGATTGATCCCAATAGTCCGAAAGGCCCGTCTGCTGTGGTGGTCCCCCTCTGCTCCGTAAGGATCATAAGGTGAATCCTGATAGTGACTGCTCAGGACATACTTGACATCTTCGATCGTAATCTTGCGGTATGGCTTGCGGCACCATGGGATGAAGAAGCTCCTTGGATCTTGCTCCACTTTTGGATTGAGAAAACGCTGGATATCCCAAGCACGCGGTGTATTGTAATGGCGGTCCTTATCCTTCTGACTGCCAAAAGCATAACGCGGATTGAAGCCCTCATCTGATAAATTCAGATTGAGATGGTTTTCCTCGATAAAGTTTTTAAGATTTGGATGACAGAGGAAATGCTCAGGATTGTCAAATTCAAAATAATCACTGCCCAGCTGATTTGGATTGGTCACATAGGCATCATCCGGTACGCGTCGCGCCATCCAATGGTGACCGCCAATGGTTTCCAGCCACCAGATTTCGTTGACATCCGAAATAGCAATCCCATTGGATTCATAAGTACCGTACTCCTCTAGGATTTTCCCTAAGCGTAGAACCCCTTCTCGAGCTGTTTTGATATAGGGCAAGACCAGCGTAAGGATATCTTCCTCGCTGATACCTGACTCTACCAAAGGGTCAGCCCCCAGTACGCGGCTGTTGGTCGTAATCGTTTCCGTTGCGCTGACAGCAACATTGTAGCTGTTAATTCCAGCAGCTCCCCAAATCCCATCTTTGGGAACTGCATCTGGCACTGCCGTATAGCGGACTGGATTGTCCGGCAACTCCATCTCAAAGGATGTCAAAACTGACTGATAATGACGGGGCTGGTCTTGTGGCTCCACTACGATAAATTTCTTGGGTGTAAAGACCCCATTTTGTGAATCCTCCGTACGAGCCACAATGGTTGAACCGTCGTAACTGGCCTTCTTCCCCACCAAAATAGTCGTGCAGGAATCTGATGCATGTTTTAATCTCATTATTTTCCCTCCGATACTCTTTATGCTGCTTACATTATAGCAAAAAGCAGGCCCTCATAAAAGGACCCGCTGTTATCTCTCTCTGAAACTTCCAATACCCTATTCGATTTTCAAGACATAGGTATGTTCTTTGTAAAGTTCATCAATCTCAAAATGCTCCAAATCTTCTTTCCTTGAGACAATATAATGTCCTTCTCTTTGATAATAGCCTAAGGAATTTCCTGACTTATCTGTCAGACAGATTGTCTGCTGCTTAGTATCAACGCTGAAAGAAAACGGTATTTGACCTTTGGGTCGCCCGACAACTAAATAATCTTGACAAATCAGCTTGCCGCCCCACTTCTGATAGAGATGATTTGCTTGTTCTCCGTCTCTGGTAAAGATGATCAAGGCCTCAACTTTCTTTTCATGCAGCCGCTCCCAAGCAGTTTGAAAGAGTTGACTGGCTATCCCTTGATTCTGAAAATCAGGATGGACAGCCAGATTAGCGAAGTAAGCTATCTTTTTTCCTGGATAATATGGATAAGAATGACTTGCTTCTTCGGTGTAAATCCCAATATCTAGAAGCCCCACAACCTGATCATCTTCCACTGCTATAAGTTCAACTGAATCTTGGTAAGGCTCTTCAGTAAACTCATCCTTGCGACGGCTCATATCATCAAAGAAAGGCGAAAAGAGATAACTCAAAGCTTTTGTATAAACCCAACTTTTCTCATAAGTCGAGTCATAGGTTTGTATTTTCATTTCCGTCCTCTTACTTAAAGATTACAATCGTTGCGCCGCTCCCCCCAGCATTTTGCGGAGCATAGCCGAAGGACTTGACGTGCTTGTTGCGGCGGAGGTATTTTGTCACTCCTTCACGGATGACGCCGGTCCCGATACCGTGAATAATATCCACCTGAGCCATATTATTGAGGAGAGCCTGATCGATAAAGGCATCCAAATCTTCCATGGCCTCTTCGTAGCGTTTACCTCGCAGATCCAGTCTAGCTTTCGGTCCAGCAGTATTGGCCCGCTTGACCACATTGACCTGCTTGCGCTTAGGCTGCTGCTCTTTTTCAGCCTTGAGTAAGTTAAACTCCTGCTCTTCTAGAGTCATCTTGATAAGACCGACCTGAGCTTCCCAGCGGCCGTCCTTGAGCTGCTTGACCAAGGTTCCCCGCTGACCATAGCTGGTGACTAGGATATCATCTCCCACCTTGGGTGCCCGATTTTTCTTGGCCTGCTTGAGCACCTTATTCTTCGATAAATCAACCGTTTCTGGTGCCAACTTTTTAAGCTGAGCCTTGGCTTCAATAATCTCATGCGGTTTGAGACTGGACTTATCATGGAGATTTTTGAGAATGCTCTCACTCTCTGACAAAGCCAAATCAACGATTTCCTGAGCTTCCAATCGCGCCTTATTGAGCTCGGTTTCCTTTTCTCGGTTAAATTCATTGTAAAGTTTTTTGAGGGCTCGGTTAAATTTGAGATTTTCCTGCTCCACCTCACTGATATTATCTAAACGCTTGCGACTTTCCAGCGTCTGCTCCTCCAGGCGCTCAATGATTCGATTGACATCACTGTCCGTGTCAGTCTGCTCTTGGGCATGGCCAACGATAACTTCCGACAAGCCCAAACGCCGAGCGATTTCAAAGGCATTGGAGCGGCCAGGTACTCCCTGCATAAAGCGATAGGTCGGCCGCAAACTATCTGTATCAAATTCCATGCTGGCATTCTCTACCCAGTCCGTCTCAATCCCATAGGCTTTGAGCTCAGGATAGTGGGTTGTCGCCATAGTTTTAATCTGCCTTAGCCGCAAATCTTCCAAGATAGCAATCGCCAGAGCTGCACCCTCCTGCGGGTCAGTCCCAGCTCCCAGCTCATCCAGAAGAACCAAGCTCTCGCTATCAACCTGCTCTAAAATAGAGACGATATTGGTCATGTGGCTAGAGAAAGTCGACAGGCTCTGCTCAATGGACTGCTCATCACCAATGTCTGCAAAAATCTGACTGAAAATCCCGACGCGGCTCCCCTTGTCCGCCAGAATCGGCAGACCTGACTGAGCCATGATCTGAGCTAAGCCCAAGGTCTTCATCATGATGGTCTTACCACCCGTATTAGGCCCAGTAATGACAATCTCTGTCAAGTCTGGCCCGAAATGCAAATCATTAGCCACTGCATTTTCAATCAGGGGATGGCGGACACTGAGCAGTTGGATATCCTGCTCCTCCGACAGGTCTGGCACCACCGCTCCCGTCTCCTGCATGAAGCGGACCTTAGCACGCACCAGATCCAGATGTCCGATAATCCAAGCATTGTTGGCAATTTCAGCTGCATGGGGACGGAAGAGGTCTGATAATTCCTGCAAAATCCGCTGAATTTCATAACGCTCGTCCGCCCGACTGCTGGCAATTTCTTCGTTGAGATTGACAACTGCTCTAGGCTCGATATAGACGGTATTGCCGCTGGCAGAAATATCGTGAACCACACCAGAAATGCGGTTGCGGTAGGTATTTTTCACGGGCAGCACATTGCGGCCATTCCGGCTGGCTACTACCTGATCCGCCAGCATCTCTCCCTTGTTTTTGAGAATCTCTTGCAGAATTTCCCGCACCTGGTTTTCATTTTCTTGAATTTTCCGACGGATGCGGCTCAAACTTTCGCTGGCAAAGCTTTCGATAAAGCCGCCATCATTCACAGCCTGCAGACTTCCTTGCAGCTTAGGGAAAATAACTAGGTTCTCAAACAGACGATCCAGCTTTTCCAAGTGCACATTTTCCAAGTCATCATAAAAAGACTTGAGCTCCTGAGTCACAGCCAAGACGCGCTTGAGAGCCAAAAACTCCTCAATATTCAAGTCGCTTTCCAGCTCCAAACGCTTGGTCAAGGCAGTGATATCCTGAGTCGCAGCCAGACTAAAGTGGGGATGCTGCACAAAAATCTGCTGCATATCTGTCATTTCCAGAAAAGCTGAGGCCACCGTCTCCTTCTTGCTGGTAGGCAAAAGCAGACCCAGCTCCAGCTGCCCCTGTTCAGTCAAAAGATAGGGAGCAAAAAGTTCTTTAATCTTGTTAAATTCTAAGGTTTCTAAAATTTTTGTGTTCATAATTTTCTTTTCTAGTAAAAAAGAACCCAGCTAGCAGGCCAACTGAGTCGTCTTTTATCCGATAACTTGATTCACCCAGAGATCTTTGAGGATATTGGATGTGATAGGGGTATACTTGACAATAAAGCGAATCATAAAGCTGCTGTTGAGCCGCTCCTGAACCATCTCCATCGGCACCGTCGCTAAAATAGTCAGACACATTCCCAAAACAAAAATAGAGATGCAAACAGCGATGGCTCCGCTGGTCACATTGTACCATTTGGTATCCAGCTTATTGGGGTAGGGAATCAGATTCGCAAAAATCCCAAAAAAGCGCCCAAGGATGTAGACAGCCGTAAAAATAATGAGATAGGCCAAACCAGCATAAAAAACCTGATCCAACTGAAAGAGCTGGGAGCTAGGGAAAAAATAGGTCGAAGAGCCCTGAGTCGCACTGGCATAAGGCACCCAAAGGCTGATAAACTTAGCCAAGCTCTTATAAAAAGCTCCAGCCACCAGCATAGAAACCATGGTTGCAGCAGCATAATAGCCCTGCAGAACAATACCACGCGAGTAGCCAATATAAAAGCTCCAGGCCAATATTAGTAAAATAATAATAGAAAACATTATTTCTCCTCTATTTACCCGACTTTTCTCTCAAATCACTGAGCATTTTGTGACGAAAGTCTTCTAGTTCTTTTTCCTTGTCGTCAAACTCAATCTCGCGGCTGAGCTGGGTAGACAGGCTATTGACCGCCAGCAAAATCGCCAGGACTTCATCATCTGCCGCAGGCATCTGCTCTTTGATAGCCTTGTATTTTTCCTTTGCTACCCGTTCCACTTCTTCCATAAAGAGATTATCGTGTTCTGTTGTTAGAGTTAAGGTCTTGTTTCCAAATGTAAATTTATATCGATTCAAATTTGCCATAAAATCACCTCATTGTATTATATCAAAAAAGAAGCCCTTTGTCAGTTATTAAAACACTTGGAACTAGACTGGGACTTTCTTTTTCATCATTTTTGACATAGCAAATAGCGATACACTCCTGCAAAATTTTTGTAGGATTTTCAATCTTATGACTTTAGACTTTTCCTTTTTATGGTACAATAGGGGGTATGGAAACTATCACCCTCAGTCCAAAACAGCAAGAAATTCAGGCTTTTGTTGAGAAATATCAGAGCCAGCTGGCTCCTAACAAGAACCCACATATTCAATATTTCTTCCGGCTGGATCAGGCGACGGTCAGTGTCTTCAGCTCTGGAAAAGTTCTCTTTCAAGGGGCAAAAGCTGTTCACTACGCTGGCTTTTTTGGCCATCAAGTGACTAAGACCAGTTCTAGTCCTGCTTCTCAGAATTTTGCCCTCATTGGGACAGATGAGGTCGGAAACGGCTCCTACTTTGGAGGTCTAGCCGTCGTAGCTTCTTTCGTTACTCCAGACCAGCACGACTTTCTGAGAAAACTGGGCGTTGGTGATTCTAAAACCTTGAACGATAGAAAGATTCGCCAACTGGCGACGGTCTTGAAAGAAAAGATTGCCCATCAAGCTCTGCTCTTATCGCCAGAGAAGTACAATGAAGTCATCGCTTCTGGCTACAATGCCGTCTCTGTCAAGGTAGCTCTGCACAATCAAGCTATCTACCTACTGCTGCAGAAAGGCATCAATCCCGAAAAAATCGTCATCGATGCCTTTACCAGCCAGCAAAACTACAATAAATACCTAAAGCAGGAAAAAAATCACTTTCCAAATCCGGTAAGTCTGATTGAAAAGGCTGAAGGAAAGTTCCTAGCTGTTGCAGTCAGCTCTATTATCGCTCGCGACCTCTTTCTGGAGAATCTAGAAAATCTCAGTCAAGAGTTAGGCTATACCCTGCCTAGCGGAGCCGGAAGCAAGAGCGACCAAGTTGCCAGCCAGATTCTTCAAACCTATGGAATGGCCGGTCTGCAGCATTCTGCTAAACTCCACTTTAAAAATACTGAAAAAGCTCAAAAAATTCTAGAAAGGTAACCTATGAAAAAATCAAATACTGCCGTTGTCATTCTCAAAGAATGGGGACTCTTTATCATCTTTATCTCTGTCATTATCCTATCACGGCTCTATCTCTGGTCCCCTGTAAAGGTAGATGGCCACTCTATGGACCCTACGCTGGCTAATGGGGAATACCTGCTTGTGCTTAAATATCAGTCTATTGACCGATTTGATATCGTTGTTGCCACTGAAACAGATAAAGATGGAACGACCAAGGAGATTGTCAAGCGGGTTATCGGTATGCCGGGTGATACTATTCAGTATGAAAATGATACTCTTTACATCAACGGCAAAAAAACAGACGAGCCTTACCTGACGGACTACATCAAAAAATTCAAAGAAGACAAGCTTCAATCCACTTATACTGGGGATGATTATGATGACAATGGTGTGTTTTTCAGAAAACTCGCTGCTCAGGCTCAAGCTTTCACTGTTGATAGTGAAGGCAGCCCTGTCTTCACCATCAAGCTTCTGGATGATGAATACCTGCTTCTGGGTGACGACCGAATTGTTTCCAAGGATAGCCGCCAAGTCGGCACCTTCCAAAAAGAACAAATCCACGGCGAAGCCAAGTTCCGCTTCTGGCCGCTGCTGCCTTTTAAGACCTATTAAGCATACCGAACTCAGCTGAACTTCAGCTGGGTTCGTTTTAAAAGAAGAACCTATAAACTATGGAATTTTATTTTTCAGGAACGATTGAACGCATTATTTTTGAAAATCCCAGCAACTTTTTCCGCATCCTGCTCTTAGATATTGAGGATACAGATGCCGAGGATTTTGAAGATTTTGAAATCATTGTCACCGGCTCCATGGCAGATGTCATGGAAGGCGAAGACTACACCTTCTGGGGCAGTCTCGTCCAGCACCCCAAATATGGCCAGCAGCTGAAAATCTCCCGCTATGAGCGAGCCAAACCCAGCAGCAAAGGCCTAGTAAAATACTTCTCCAGCGATCATTTCAAGGGCATCGGAGTCAAGACTGCTCAAAAAATCGTCCAACTCTACGGAGAAGATACCGAGGACACCATTGACAAGATTTTAGCAGAGCCGGAAAAGCTGACCCAGATAAACGGCTTAGCAGCTAAGAACCGCGAGGCCTTCGTTGCCAAGCTCAGACTCAACTACGGAACGGAGATGGTACTAGCCAAGCTGGCAGCCTACGGCATTCCCAATAAGCTGGCTTTTCAAATCCAGGATACCTACAAGGAAGAAACGCTGGATATTGTCGAAAAATATCCTTATCAGCTGGTAGAGGATATTCAGGGGATTGGATTTAAAATCGCTGACCACTTGGCAGAAGAGCTGGGTATCCAAAGTGATGCCCCCGAGCGTTTTCGGGCTGGCCTTGTCCACACCTTGCTGACCCAGTCTATGAAGCGGGGAGATACCTATGTTGAAGCTCGTGATTTACTTGAGCATACCATCGAGCTCTTAGA encodes the following:
- a CDS encoding C69 family dipeptidase produces the protein MRLKHASDSCTTILVGKKASYDGSTIVARTEDSQNGVFTPKKFIVVEPQDQPRHYQSVLTSFEMELPDNPVRYTAVPDAVPKDGIWGAAGINSYNVAVSATETITTNSRVLGADPLVESGISEEDILTLVLPYIKTAREGVLRLGKILEEYGTYESNGIAISDVNEIWWLETIGGHHWMARRVPDDAYVTNPNQLGSDYFEFDNPEHFLCHPNLKNFIEENHLNLNLSDEGFNPRYAFGSQKDKDRHYNTPRAWDIQRFLNPKVEQDPRSFFIPWCRKPYRKITIEDVKYVLSSHYQDSPYDPYGAEGDHHSRRAFRTIGINRTSQTAILQLRPNQPQETTGIQWLSYGSMPYNTAVPFFTQVSTTPDYFANTTDKVSTDSFYWANRLIAGLADAHFSSHVGDLDDYQEKSMAWGHEMIGRVDRALAKGEAVDFEAENQAMSDKVQEATDQLLEKVLLDASNLMTNHFSLSD
- a CDS encoding GNAT family N-acetyltransferase, whose translation is MKIQTYDSTYEKSWVYTKALSYLFSPFFDDMSRRKDEFTEEPYQDSVELIAVEDDQVVGLLDIGIYTEEASHSYPYYPGKKIAYFANLAVHPDFQNQGIASQLFQTAWERLHEKKVEALIIFTRDGEQANHLYQKWGGKLICQDYLVVGRPKGQIPFSFSVDTKQQTICLTDKSGNSLGYYQREGHYIVSRKEDLEHFEIDELYKEHTYVLKIE
- a CDS encoding endonuclease MutS2; this translates as MNTKILETLEFNKIKELFAPYLLTEQGQLELGLLLPTSKKETVASAFLEMTDMQQIFVQHPHFSLAATQDITALTKRLELESDLNIEEFLALKRVLAVTQELKSFYDDLENVHLEKLDRLFENLVIFPKLQGSLQAVNDGGFIESFASESLSRIRRKIQENENQVREILQEILKNKGEMLADQVVASRNGRNVLPVKNTYRNRISGVVHDISASGNTVYIEPRAVVNLNEEIASSRADERYEIQRILQELSDLFRPHAAEIANNAWIIGHLDLVRAKVRFMQETGAVVPDLSEEQDIQLLSVRHPLIENAVANDLHFGPDLTEIVITGPNTGGKTIMMKTLGLAQIMAQSGLPILADKGSRVGIFSQIFADIGDEQSIEQSLSTFSSHMTNIVSILEQVDSESLVLLDELGAGTDPQEGAALAIAILEDLRLRQIKTMATTHYPELKAYGIETDWVENASMEFDTDSLRPTYRFMQGVPGRSNAFEIARRLGLSEVIVGHAQEQTDTDSDVNRIIERLEEQTLESRKRLDNISEVEQENLKFNRALKKLYNEFNREKETELNKARLEAQEIVDLALSESESILKNLHDKSSLKPHEIIEAKAQLKKLAPETVDLSKNKVLKQAKKNRAPKVGDDILVTSYGQRGTLVKQLKDGRWEAQVGLIKMTLEEQEFNLLKAEKEQQPKRKQVNVVKRANTAGPKARLDLRGKRYEEAMEDLDAFIDQALLNNMAQVDIIHGIGTGVIREGVTKYLRRNKHVKSFGYAPQNAGGSGATIVIFK
- a CDS encoding CvpA family protein codes for the protein MFSIIILLILAWSFYIGYSRGIVLQGYYAAATMVSMLVAGAFYKSLAKFISLWVPYASATQGSSTYFFPSSQLFQLDQVFYAGLAYLIIFTAVYILGRFFGIFANLIPYPNKLDTKWYNVTSGAIAVCISIFVLGMCLTILATVPMEMVQERLNSSFMIRFIVKYTPITSNILKDLWVNQVIG
- the rnhC gene encoding ribonuclease HIII, which gives rise to METITLSPKQQEIQAFVEKYQSQLAPNKNPHIQYFFRLDQATVSVFSSGKVLFQGAKAVHYAGFFGHQVTKTSSSPASQNFALIGTDEVGNGSYFGGLAVVASFVTPDQHDFLRKLGVGDSKTLNDRKIRQLATVLKEKIAHQALLLSPEKYNEVIASGYNAVSVKVALHNQAIYLLLQKGINPEKIVIDAFTSQQNYNKYLKQEKNHFPNPVSLIEKAEGKFLAVAVSSIIARDLFLENLENLSQELGYTLPSGAGSKSDQVASQILQTYGMAGLQHSAKLHFKNTEKAQKILER
- the lepB gene encoding signal peptidase I; this translates as MKKSNTAVVILKEWGLFIIFISVIILSRLYLWSPVKVDGHSMDPTLANGEYLLVLKYQSIDRFDIVVATETDKDGTTKEIVKRVIGMPGDTIQYENDTLYINGKKTDEPYLTDYIKKFKEDKLQSTYTGDDYDDNGVFFRKLAAQAQAFTVDSEGSPVFTIKLLDDEYLLLGDDRIVSKDSRQVGTFQKEQIHGEAKFRFWPLLPFKTY